In the Saccharococcus thermophilus genome, AATAATTAATGATTTAGAATCGCCAATATTGGCTAAGTGTGAGAATAGTTGAACAGAATCAATTAATTTTTTCCCTGCTTCAACGCCGCCTTTAATTTCAAATGTTACGATAGCACCTTGCCCTTTTGGTAAATACTTTTTCGCTAACTCATAAGAAGGATGGCTTTCTAAACCAGGGTAGCTTACTGATTCAACGGCTTCCTCTTTTTCTAAAAACTTCGCTACCTCTAAAGCATTTTGGCTATGACGTTCTAAACGCAAATGTAAAGTTTCAATTCCCTGTAAGAATAAGAATGAATTGAATGGTGACAATGCCGCACCAAGATCTCTAAGCAGTTGGACGCGTGCTTTCGTAATATAGGCAGCTTCTCCGGCAGCTTCTGTATAAATTAGGCCATGATAGCTTGGATCTGGTTTGGTGAATTCCGGAAACTTTCCGCTCTTCTCCCAGTCAAACTTTCCACTATCGACAATAATTCCACCGATTGAATTTCCATGCCCTCCAATAAACTTTGTTGCAGAATGCACAACAATATCCGCGCCAAAGTCAATTGGACGAAGTAAATACGGGCTAGGAATGGTGTTATCCACAATTAGCGGAATAGAGTGATGATGAGCAATTTCCGCAACGGCTTCGATATCTAATACGTCACATTTTGGATTTCCGATTGTTTCAGCAAACAAGGCTTTTGTTTTGTTTGTAATCGCCCGTTCAAAGTTTTTCGGATCGGTGGAATCCACAAATTTAACGGTAATTCCGAATTTAGGCAGCGTATGAGCAAACAAATTATACGTTCCGCCATAAATGCTTGACGAAGAAACAATTTCATCTCCAGCTGAAGCAATATTGATGATGGAATAAAAAACAGCTGCTTGACCGGATGAAAGCGCAAGCGCCCCCACACCGCCTTCAAGAGCAGCAACCCGTTTTTCAAATACATCGGTCGTTGGATTAATAATTCTCGTATAAATATAACCTTCTTCTTTTAAGCTAAACAAATCGGCAGCATGCTGACTGTCATTAAATACAAACGAGCTTGTTTGATAAATCGGTACTGCTCTTGATAAAGTTGTAGGATCTGGCACTTGCCCCGCATGCACCGCTAACGTTTCAGGTTGAAGCTTTCTTTCATTTGACATAATCATTTTCTCCCTTCTAAATGTAATCTTGATAAAAATTTTTCAAAAGAAGAGACATCTATTTTCTTGGCATAAAGAATAAAGATGAAGATACCTTTAGTTGAAGTGTGCCAGATTTTATTTTACCTACTAAACTAATAGGTTTAGTTCTATATACAAAAAATTTACTCCTAAAATCTATAAATGTCAATTCACTTTTCTAAACTTTCTAAAAAAGATAGTGTTGCAAAACTAGAGTAAAAACTTAAGAAGTCTAGTTCAACCCTTTCTCCTTTTAATTTTCAAGAATAATCTCTCCTCTCAGGTAAATGATCACCTGGTTGCAGAATTGGCACCTCGATATCCACGGTATGCGTATATTTCAATCCAATTCCCGTATTAAGAACGACAACTCTTTCTCCCTTGCGAATCCATCCCCTCTCGCGCAGACGACGTGCAGCTACAAACGCAGCAGCCCCTTCCGGACAAATAAAAGCCCCCTCGAGACGAGCAACGTTTCGTTGCTCATGAATGATGGCATCGTCTTCTACAGCAATCGCGCACCCATCTGTCTTATACAGAGCATCCAATACGAGGAAGTCCCCCAAAGCTTTCGGCACATTAATCCCAAAAGCAACAGTCGAAGAGTTTGGCCAAAATTCCGATACCTGTTTCTTTTCGTTCCAGGCTTTTACAATTGGAGCACAATTTTGCGCCTGTACAGCCACCAGCCTTGGCATCTTTCCTTGCACCCATCCAAGAGCCTGCAATTCTTTCAGTGCCTTATAAATTCCTATTAGCCCGACACCTCCTCCGGTCGGATATAAAATCACATCAGGGAGTTCCCAGGAGAATTGCTCCGCTATCTCCAATCCCATCGTTTTCTTTCCCTCAATACGGTAAGGCTCTTTGAGCGTAGAGGCGTCATACATGTTTCGCTCCTGGATTGCTTTGCTGACTATGGCTCCCGCATCACTGATTAAACCGTTTACCAAGTAAAGCTCGGCTCCAGCGATAGCGCATTCGTTCCTTGTAATCGCAGGAGCGTCCACTGGCATGACAACAGTCACCTGAATTCCTGCCCTAGCTGCATAAAGCGACCATGCTGCTCCTGCATTTCCATTCGTCGGCATAGCCAACTTTTTGACTCCCAGTTCTTTTGCTTTTGATATGCCAACAGCTGCTCCCCTCGCTTTAAAGGTGCCTGTCGGAATTATCCCTTCGTCTTTCATATATAACTGCTCGATATCCAT is a window encoding:
- a CDS encoding homocysteine synthase → MSNERKLQPETLAVHAGQVPDPTTLSRAVPIYQTSSFVFNDSQHAADLFSLKEEGYIYTRIINPTTDVFEKRVAALEGGVGALALSSGQAAVFYSIINIASAGDEIVSSSSIYGGTYNLFAHTLPKFGITVKFVDSTDPKNFERAITNKTKALFAETIGNPKCDVLDIEAVAEIAHHHSIPLIVDNTIPSPYLLRPIDFGADIVVHSATKFIGGHGNSIGGIIVDSGKFDWEKSGKFPEFTKPDPSYHGLIYTEAAGEAAYITKARVQLLRDLGAALSPFNSFLFLQGIETLHLRLERHSQNALEVAKFLEKEEAVESVSYPGLESHPSYELAKKYLPKGQGAIVTFEIKGGVEAGKKLIDSVQLFSHLANIGDSKSLIIHPASTTHQQLSSEEQLAAGVTPGLIRLSVGTEAIDDIIYDLKQAIKASQTVTSIVK
- a CDS encoding threonine synthase, coding for MPFSYVSHLYCPKCKKTYGTNEKHQLCECGSPLLVAYNLDALRKDLKPEIIANREPNLWRYHELLPVENPEHIVSLGEGMTPLVPMPRLGKDMDIEQLYMKDEGIIPTGTFKARGAAVGISKAKELGVKKLAMPTNGNAGAAWSLYAARAGIQVTVVMPVDAPAITRNECAIAGAELYLVNGLISDAGAIVSKAIQERNMYDASTLKEPYRIEGKKTMGLEIAEQFSWELPDVILYPTGGGVGLIGIYKALKELQALGWVQGKMPRLVAVQAQNCAPIVKAWNEKKQVSEFWPNSSTVAFGINVPKALGDFLVLDALYKTDGCAIAVEDDAIIHEQRNVARLEGAFICPEGAAAFVAARRLRERGWIRKGERVVVLNTGIGLKYTHTVDIEVPILQPGDHLPERRDYS